From the Corythoichthys intestinalis isolate RoL2023-P3 chromosome 15, ASM3026506v1, whole genome shotgun sequence genome, one window contains:
- the cep170ba gene encoding centrosomal protein of 170 kDa protein B isoform X1, which translates to MSVTSWFLVSSSGTRHRLPREMIFVGRDDCELMLQSRSVDKQHAVINYDPNADEHMVKDLGSLNGTFVNDLRIPDQTYITLKLSDVIRFGYDAHVYILEKSQHKVPEEALKHEKYTSQLQLGLKALDTRAKEKQQSPEKSKEAVSNVKLHQKSERKALSLTAATDTPISKQTPLYGQPSWWGEDEDSATKIQKRSGKSSDLQIPESGRNVSSYELSGSLSDNQGKSIFSYRREPSYFEIPTKEIQHRPTKKAESQVHEVPTKDTQDPSDHVPSTPTPPVVQSHASFTIEFDECNPGKMKIKDHVTKFSFRQQRKPPPAEAVTTPTEVMSAESKVADWLVQSTANMMRRRSQGDIYSPSSDPSLLLTTKAARYENGTDIQSEDPTINEQGFLRSQVLIDSQISSQPQRVSSSQRFTEIEQPSSYCPPEFQSASGKADPHRAFIIEFYDDHSADAPRRKCSQTIQSDQSNLRVHLEKARKSSTVAGEKQVQSPACRTPPSQRYTIPLKAPASISSSRGGSLRREKTEDRINTGFSSRSASAISARPFSSVGRRSKLAKEFTAEWLKQTKQTSSSEDKNISSPPTKPKTETSAASQPDLTVTNPAQVESSLHPKTSSPIQEPVPLTVPTIPLVCQSEEVKHSHVGPRNPEDDSLSDAGTYTIEADISDKELEEARKRIDKVFGVVENPERTNHSEADTSAAFRPIIFEGREEHRQSSDGEVRTAPQQGASGVKVQLAGAVMQGAPKWMSCWASLADVETGPSSGQFHMLSQMELSGSAQGTRSQDHDSVDSEGPRARPNLGEKSDIVAPSIHVHHDPHSTFEVEESGSVTTGSHDGIHRLSVQDDVEPDSLSDASKSDDGSVVERRKRPLSDTGKRTNEDEVRQSEKSKAFYIDSEDDAPQLQCRASNLLNKTVEKTEKKRSTKTFSTATLTKRRGSQESGKVRPTMSASLLVQETENSESKDCSMSSLIRQESFTKEQPSSNRLPNISSHGDLQPDLFQPTCSQDTHSYLKDTEDVLAVLEAKLLAGQSETTPSPIPDSLSGESDVDSSSTLSQQSSRTRSNPQTKNSPSSGLQRETSSASTSSHYSNPQSSVLSHQRIAKTEPLRRAVGLRRSVGKCGSAELSDDPQSSNVPYSDQESNSTQVRKKSTVPFQREDAKSSKVHQSLSRVHSFSAPRPTRASMLRRARLGDASDNETTETERLSQETTNIPAKENKKLSRWDMLAMPRRRTSSFQASSDTENSSAPQLAGKTTTVQNRNMSALGSKPGLKPSLTKTPITRGRSSSAKYASSTASSRRRQKGSGYASTSDEEYDSNRSVPKHKRSQPSSASHSPHRPPRPVVPVHPKSHNKNSQEENQEGEDLNSWSTHSAEIARLSQDLAKDLAILAREIHDVTGEGDGKNLTVQSSVPISAVTAHEKLVERIPEMGLNYRRVPPCSPAAESYLNSNDQDLNSTRQYDSREEVTVEDPALNPLSQVIMAIRENTEQLSEKIKVLFHDRMDVWEQIETNVDLDSDGPVGKAFNKDIAILKELRRVQRQLEVINTVMEPSWQLDARSSEPEVTSIGVCSARTVASRDWRTVHSVSKRGGGRRPGESVRRAAVTPEDVREGRLV; encoded by the exons aCATTCGTGAATGACCTCAGAATTCCGGACCAGACATACATCACCCTCAAACTTTCAGATGTGATTCGCTTTGGCTATG ATGCTCATGTTTATATCCTGGAAAAGAGTCAACACAAGGTGCCGGAGGAagcacttaaa CATGAAAAGTATACTAGCCAGTTACAACTCGGTCTCAAAGCCTTGGATACCCGGGCGAAGGAAAAGCAGCAGAGCCCAGAGAAGAGCAAAGAAGCTGTTTCCAATGTGAAGCTACACCAGAAGAGCGAGCGCAAAGCCCTTTCACTTACAG CTGCTACAGATACACCAATATCTAAGCAAACTCCTCTCTATGGCCAACCATCATGGTGGGGAGAGGATGAGGATTCAGCTACTAAAATCCAGAAGCGAAGCGGTAAATCCTCTGACCTACAGATTCCag AATCTGGTAGAAATGTTTCCAGCTACGAGCTCAGTGGTTCTTTGTCAGATAACCAAGGCAAATCCATCTTTTCCTACCGTCGTGAGCCCAGCTACTTCGAGATCCCCACCAAGGAGATCCAGCATCGGCCTACCAAGAAAGCGGAGTCTCAAGTTCACGAAGTTCCAACAAAGGACACTCAAGATCCCTCTGACCATGTCCCATCCACCCCCACGCCTCCTGTGGTCCAAAGCCATGCCTCCTTTACTATTGAATTTGATGAATGTAACCCGGGCAAAATGAAGATCAAGGATCACGTCACAAAGTTCTCATTCCGTCAGCAGCGTAAGCCGCCTCCTGCAGAGGCTGTGACCACACCTACTGAAGTGATGTCAGCTGAAAGTAAGGTTGCTGATTGGCTTGTTCAAAGTACTGCTAACATGATGAGGAGAAGGTCCCAGGGTGACATCTACAGTCCCAGCAGCGATCCATCACTTCTGTTGACTACCAAGG CAGCTCGATATGAAAATGGCACTGACATTCAATCTGAAGATCCAACAATCAATGAACAGGGTTTTCTACGGTCGCAAGTTCTAATTGACTCCCAGATTTCATCTCAGCCACAGAGGGTCTCCTCCTCACAGCGCTTCACAGAAATAGAGCAGCCTTCCTCCTACTGCCCTCCAGAATTTCAGTCTGCTAGTGGCAAGGCAGATCCTCATCGAGCTTTCATCATAGAATTCTATGATGATCATTCTGCTGATGCCCCCAGAAGGAAATGTTCTCAGACCATCCAATCAGATCAATCTAACCTCAGGGTCCATCTTGAAAAGGCCAGGAAAAGCTCCACTGTAGCTGGTGAGAAGCAAGTCCAGTCTCCAGCTTGTCGCACTCCCCCGTCCCAACGGTACACTATTCCCCTCAAAGCTCCTGCTTCTATAAGTTCCAGTAGAGGTGGCTCATTACGACGGGAAAAGACAGAGGATCGGATAAACACTGGCTTTTCATCAAGGTCAGCATCCGCCATTTCTGCAAGGCCTTTTAGCAGCGTAGGCCGAAGATCCAAACTGGCTAAAGAATTTACTGCTGAatggctcaaacagacaaagcaGACATCTTCAAGCGAAGATAAAAATATATCTAGTCCACCAACAAAACCTAAaactgaaacatcggcagcatctCAGCCTGATCTGACTGTCACTAACCCTGCCCAAGTTGAGTCTTCCCTTCATCCCAAGACCTCTTCTCCTATCCAAGAGCCCGTTCCCCTCACAGTGCCTACGATTCCTCTTGTATGTCAGAGTGAAGAGGTCAAGCATTCCCATGTGGGCCCTCGAAATCCAGAAGACGACAGTCTAAGTGATGCAGGAACTTACACCATTGAAGCTGACATCTCTGATAAGGAGCTTGAAGAAGCACGGAAAAGAATTGATAAG GTGTTTGGTGTTGTTGAGAATCCAGAGCGAACGAACCACAGTGAAGCAGACACATCAGCGGCATTTAGGCCTATTATTTTTGAGGGAAGGGAGGAGCATAGGCAGAGTAGCGATGGGGAAGTGAGGACCGCTCCACAACAAGGAGCAAGTGGGGTGAAG GTTCAGCTAGCAGGTGCAGTGATGCAGGGGGCTCCAAAATGGATGTCTTGCTGGGCAAGCTTGGCAGACGTGGAGACTGGTCCTTCATCTGGCCAATTTCATATGTTGTCCCAGATGGAGCTATCAGGAAGTG CACAGGGCACACGCAGCCAAGATCACGACAGCGTGGACTCAGAAGGCCCAAGAGCACGGCCAAACCTAGGAGAGAAGAGTGACATTGTAGCTCCTAGCATTCATGTTCATCACGATCCACATTCAACATTTGAAGTTGAGGAAAGCGGCTCAGTGACCACTGGCTCTCATGATGGCATTCATAGATTGTCCGTGCAGGATGACGTAGAGCCTGATAGTCTGAGTGATGCTAGCAAGTCTGATGATGGATCCGTCGTAGAGCGGCGGAAGAGGCCGTTGTCAGACACGGGAAAGAGGACAAACGAAGACGAGGTCAGACAGTCTGAGAAGTCAAAAGCATTCTACATTGATTCAGAAGATGATGCCCCACAATTACAATGTAGGGCTTCAAACCTCCTCAACAAGACTGTTGAAAAGACTGAGAAAAAACGTTCTACCAAAACCTTCTCAACTGCTACTTTGACCAAGCGCAGAGGGAGCCAGGAATCGGGCAAAGTGAGACCAACCATGTCAGCTTCTCTTCTGGTCCAGGAAACGGAGAACTCTGAGTCCAAGGACTGCTCAATGTCCTCCTTAATCAGACAAGAGAGCTTCACCAAAGAGCAGCCGAGCAGTAACAGACTGCCCAACATCTCTTCCCACGGAGACCTTCAGCCTGATTTATTCCAGCCAACCTGCAGCCAAGACACTCATTCTTACCTCAAAGACACGGAGGACGTTTTAGCTGTTCTGGAGGCCAAGCTCCTAGCAGGCCAATCAGAAACCACCCCTTCTCCCATACCAGACTCACTCTCTGGGGAGTCCGATGTAGATTCCTCCAGTACACTCAGCCAGCAGAGCAGTAGGACCAGGTCCAACCCCCAAACTAAAAATTCTCCGTCAAGTGGTCTACAAAGGGAGACGTCTTCAGCCAGTACATCTAGCCACTACTCCAACCCACAGTCTTCTGTTTTGAGCCATCAACGAATAGCAAAAACCGAGCCCCTAAGGAGAGCAGTTGGACTAAGGCGTAGCGTTGGCAAATGTGGCTCAGCCGAACTGAGTGACGACCCTCAAAGTTCCAATGTCCCGTACTCTGATCAGGAGTCAAACTCTACACAAGTGCGGAAAAAGTCCACTGTACCATTTCAGCGGGAGGATGCCAAGAGTTCTAAGGTGCATCAAAGTCTGAGCCGTGTCCATAGCTTTTCAGCGCCAAGACCCACCCGGGCATCCATGCTCCGGCGAGCCCGCCTTGGTGACGCCTCTGACAACGAGACCACAGAGACGGAAAGGCTCTCCCAGGAGACGACTAACATCCCTGCtaaggaaaacaaaaaactttccaGGTGGGACATGCTGGCCATGCCTCGCCGGAGGACGAGCTCCTTCCAAGCATCTAGTGACACAGAGAACTCCTCCGCCCCACAGTTGGCAGGAAAGACCACAACAGTCCAAAACCGTAAtatgtctgctttggggtcaaAACCTGGCTTGAAACCCTCCCTTACAAAAACACCCATCACTCGTGGACGCTCCAGCAGTGCCAAATATGCCAGCAGCACAGCAA GCTCCCGGAGAAGACAGAAAGGTTCTGGCTATGCCTCCACATCTGATGAGGAGTACGACTCCAATCGAAGTGTCCCTAAACACAAACGCTCCCAACCTTCCTCAGCCTCTCACAGTCCGCACCGACCCCCTCGACCCGTGGTCCCGGTGCACCCCAAAAGCCACAACAAGAATTCTCAAGAGGAGAACCAGGAGGGGGAGGATTTGAACAGCTGGTCCACCCACAGTGCTGAGATTGCACG CTTGAGTCAAGACTTGGCTAAAGATCTTGCCATCTTGGCCCGAGAGATTCATGACGTCACAGGAGAAGGTGACGGGAAGAATTTGACGGTACAGAGTAGCGTTCCCATTTCTGCTGTGACTGCTCATGAAAAG CTTGTTGAGCGTATACCGGAGATGGGATTGAACTATCGGAGAGTCCCGCCATGTTCTCCAGCAGCAGAATCTTACCTGAACTCAAATGACCAAGATCTGAACTCCACTCGGCAATATGACAGCAGAGAGGAG GTCACTGTGGAGGACCCTGCACTCAATCCATTGTCTCAGGTCATCATGGCCATCAGAGAAAACACAGAGCAGCTTTCTGAGAAGATCAA GGTGCTATTTCATGACAGAATGGATGTTTGGGAACAAATCGAGACAAATGTTGATTTAGACAGTGATGGGCCTGTTGGGAAAGCATTCAACAAG GACATTGCGATTTTGAAAGAACTACGGAGAGTTCAAAGACAACTTGAGG
- the cep170ba gene encoding centrosomal protein of 170 kDa protein B isoform X2 → MSVTSWFLVSSSGTRHRLPREMIFVGRDDCELMLQSRSVDKQHAVINYDPNADEHMVKDLGSLNGTFVNDLRIPDQTYITLKLSDVIRFGYDAHVYILEKSQHKVPEEALKHEKYTSQLQLGLKALDTRAKEKQQSPEKSKEAVSNVKLHQKSERKALSLTAATDTPISKQTPLYGQPSWWGEDEDSATKIQKRSGKSSDLQIPESGRNVSSYELSGSLSDNQGKSIFSYRREPSYFEIPTKEIQHRPTKKAESQVHEVPTKDTQDPSDHVPSTPTPPVVQSHASFTIEFDECNPGKMKIKDHVTKFSFRQQRKPPPAEAVTTPTEVMSAESKVADWLVQSTANMMRRRSQGDIYSPSSDPSLLLTTKARYENGTDIQSEDPTINEQGFLRSQVLIDSQISSQPQRVSSSQRFTEIEQPSSYCPPEFQSASGKADPHRAFIIEFYDDHSADAPRRKCSQTIQSDQSNLRVHLEKARKSSTVAGEKQVQSPACRTPPSQRYTIPLKAPASISSSRGGSLRREKTEDRINTGFSSRSASAISARPFSSVGRRSKLAKEFTAEWLKQTKQTSSSEDKNISSPPTKPKTETSAASQPDLTVTNPAQVESSLHPKTSSPIQEPVPLTVPTIPLVCQSEEVKHSHVGPRNPEDDSLSDAGTYTIEADISDKELEEARKRIDKVFGVVENPERTNHSEADTSAAFRPIIFEGREEHRQSSDGEVRTAPQQGASGVKVQLAGAVMQGAPKWMSCWASLADVETGPSSGQFHMLSQMELSGSAQGTRSQDHDSVDSEGPRARPNLGEKSDIVAPSIHVHHDPHSTFEVEESGSVTTGSHDGIHRLSVQDDVEPDSLSDASKSDDGSVVERRKRPLSDTGKRTNEDEVRQSEKSKAFYIDSEDDAPQLQCRASNLLNKTVEKTEKKRSTKTFSTATLTKRRGSQESGKVRPTMSASLLVQETENSESKDCSMSSLIRQESFTKEQPSSNRLPNISSHGDLQPDLFQPTCSQDTHSYLKDTEDVLAVLEAKLLAGQSETTPSPIPDSLSGESDVDSSSTLSQQSSRTRSNPQTKNSPSSGLQRETSSASTSSHYSNPQSSVLSHQRIAKTEPLRRAVGLRRSVGKCGSAELSDDPQSSNVPYSDQESNSTQVRKKSTVPFQREDAKSSKVHQSLSRVHSFSAPRPTRASMLRRARLGDASDNETTETERLSQETTNIPAKENKKLSRWDMLAMPRRRTSSFQASSDTENSSAPQLAGKTTTVQNRNMSALGSKPGLKPSLTKTPITRGRSSSAKYASSTASSRRRQKGSGYASTSDEEYDSNRSVPKHKRSQPSSASHSPHRPPRPVVPVHPKSHNKNSQEENQEGEDLNSWSTHSAEIARLSQDLAKDLAILAREIHDVTGEGDGKNLTVQSSVPISAVTAHEKLVERIPEMGLNYRRVPPCSPAAESYLNSNDQDLNSTRQYDSREEVTVEDPALNPLSQVIMAIRENTEQLSEKIKVLFHDRMDVWEQIETNVDLDSDGPVGKAFNKDIAILKELRRVQRQLEVINTVMEPSWQLDARSSEPEVTSIGVCSARTVASRDWRTVHSVSKRGGGRRPGESVRRAAVTPEDVREGRLV, encoded by the exons aCATTCGTGAATGACCTCAGAATTCCGGACCAGACATACATCACCCTCAAACTTTCAGATGTGATTCGCTTTGGCTATG ATGCTCATGTTTATATCCTGGAAAAGAGTCAACACAAGGTGCCGGAGGAagcacttaaa CATGAAAAGTATACTAGCCAGTTACAACTCGGTCTCAAAGCCTTGGATACCCGGGCGAAGGAAAAGCAGCAGAGCCCAGAGAAGAGCAAAGAAGCTGTTTCCAATGTGAAGCTACACCAGAAGAGCGAGCGCAAAGCCCTTTCACTTACAG CTGCTACAGATACACCAATATCTAAGCAAACTCCTCTCTATGGCCAACCATCATGGTGGGGAGAGGATGAGGATTCAGCTACTAAAATCCAGAAGCGAAGCGGTAAATCCTCTGACCTACAGATTCCag AATCTGGTAGAAATGTTTCCAGCTACGAGCTCAGTGGTTCTTTGTCAGATAACCAAGGCAAATCCATCTTTTCCTACCGTCGTGAGCCCAGCTACTTCGAGATCCCCACCAAGGAGATCCAGCATCGGCCTACCAAGAAAGCGGAGTCTCAAGTTCACGAAGTTCCAACAAAGGACACTCAAGATCCCTCTGACCATGTCCCATCCACCCCCACGCCTCCTGTGGTCCAAAGCCATGCCTCCTTTACTATTGAATTTGATGAATGTAACCCGGGCAAAATGAAGATCAAGGATCACGTCACAAAGTTCTCATTCCGTCAGCAGCGTAAGCCGCCTCCTGCAGAGGCTGTGACCACACCTACTGAAGTGATGTCAGCTGAAAGTAAGGTTGCTGATTGGCTTGTTCAAAGTACTGCTAACATGATGAGGAGAAGGTCCCAGGGTGACATCTACAGTCCCAGCAGCGATCCATCACTTCTGTTGACTACCAAGG CTCGATATGAAAATGGCACTGACATTCAATCTGAAGATCCAACAATCAATGAACAGGGTTTTCTACGGTCGCAAGTTCTAATTGACTCCCAGATTTCATCTCAGCCACAGAGGGTCTCCTCCTCACAGCGCTTCACAGAAATAGAGCAGCCTTCCTCCTACTGCCCTCCAGAATTTCAGTCTGCTAGTGGCAAGGCAGATCCTCATCGAGCTTTCATCATAGAATTCTATGATGATCATTCTGCTGATGCCCCCAGAAGGAAATGTTCTCAGACCATCCAATCAGATCAATCTAACCTCAGGGTCCATCTTGAAAAGGCCAGGAAAAGCTCCACTGTAGCTGGTGAGAAGCAAGTCCAGTCTCCAGCTTGTCGCACTCCCCCGTCCCAACGGTACACTATTCCCCTCAAAGCTCCTGCTTCTATAAGTTCCAGTAGAGGTGGCTCATTACGACGGGAAAAGACAGAGGATCGGATAAACACTGGCTTTTCATCAAGGTCAGCATCCGCCATTTCTGCAAGGCCTTTTAGCAGCGTAGGCCGAAGATCCAAACTGGCTAAAGAATTTACTGCTGAatggctcaaacagacaaagcaGACATCTTCAAGCGAAGATAAAAATATATCTAGTCCACCAACAAAACCTAAaactgaaacatcggcagcatctCAGCCTGATCTGACTGTCACTAACCCTGCCCAAGTTGAGTCTTCCCTTCATCCCAAGACCTCTTCTCCTATCCAAGAGCCCGTTCCCCTCACAGTGCCTACGATTCCTCTTGTATGTCAGAGTGAAGAGGTCAAGCATTCCCATGTGGGCCCTCGAAATCCAGAAGACGACAGTCTAAGTGATGCAGGAACTTACACCATTGAAGCTGACATCTCTGATAAGGAGCTTGAAGAAGCACGGAAAAGAATTGATAAG GTGTTTGGTGTTGTTGAGAATCCAGAGCGAACGAACCACAGTGAAGCAGACACATCAGCGGCATTTAGGCCTATTATTTTTGAGGGAAGGGAGGAGCATAGGCAGAGTAGCGATGGGGAAGTGAGGACCGCTCCACAACAAGGAGCAAGTGGGGTGAAG GTTCAGCTAGCAGGTGCAGTGATGCAGGGGGCTCCAAAATGGATGTCTTGCTGGGCAAGCTTGGCAGACGTGGAGACTGGTCCTTCATCTGGCCAATTTCATATGTTGTCCCAGATGGAGCTATCAGGAAGTG CACAGGGCACACGCAGCCAAGATCACGACAGCGTGGACTCAGAAGGCCCAAGAGCACGGCCAAACCTAGGAGAGAAGAGTGACATTGTAGCTCCTAGCATTCATGTTCATCACGATCCACATTCAACATTTGAAGTTGAGGAAAGCGGCTCAGTGACCACTGGCTCTCATGATGGCATTCATAGATTGTCCGTGCAGGATGACGTAGAGCCTGATAGTCTGAGTGATGCTAGCAAGTCTGATGATGGATCCGTCGTAGAGCGGCGGAAGAGGCCGTTGTCAGACACGGGAAAGAGGACAAACGAAGACGAGGTCAGACAGTCTGAGAAGTCAAAAGCATTCTACATTGATTCAGAAGATGATGCCCCACAATTACAATGTAGGGCTTCAAACCTCCTCAACAAGACTGTTGAAAAGACTGAGAAAAAACGTTCTACCAAAACCTTCTCAACTGCTACTTTGACCAAGCGCAGAGGGAGCCAGGAATCGGGCAAAGTGAGACCAACCATGTCAGCTTCTCTTCTGGTCCAGGAAACGGAGAACTCTGAGTCCAAGGACTGCTCAATGTCCTCCTTAATCAGACAAGAGAGCTTCACCAAAGAGCAGCCGAGCAGTAACAGACTGCCCAACATCTCTTCCCACGGAGACCTTCAGCCTGATTTATTCCAGCCAACCTGCAGCCAAGACACTCATTCTTACCTCAAAGACACGGAGGACGTTTTAGCTGTTCTGGAGGCCAAGCTCCTAGCAGGCCAATCAGAAACCACCCCTTCTCCCATACCAGACTCACTCTCTGGGGAGTCCGATGTAGATTCCTCCAGTACACTCAGCCAGCAGAGCAGTAGGACCAGGTCCAACCCCCAAACTAAAAATTCTCCGTCAAGTGGTCTACAAAGGGAGACGTCTTCAGCCAGTACATCTAGCCACTACTCCAACCCACAGTCTTCTGTTTTGAGCCATCAACGAATAGCAAAAACCGAGCCCCTAAGGAGAGCAGTTGGACTAAGGCGTAGCGTTGGCAAATGTGGCTCAGCCGAACTGAGTGACGACCCTCAAAGTTCCAATGTCCCGTACTCTGATCAGGAGTCAAACTCTACACAAGTGCGGAAAAAGTCCACTGTACCATTTCAGCGGGAGGATGCCAAGAGTTCTAAGGTGCATCAAAGTCTGAGCCGTGTCCATAGCTTTTCAGCGCCAAGACCCACCCGGGCATCCATGCTCCGGCGAGCCCGCCTTGGTGACGCCTCTGACAACGAGACCACAGAGACGGAAAGGCTCTCCCAGGAGACGACTAACATCCCTGCtaaggaaaacaaaaaactttccaGGTGGGACATGCTGGCCATGCCTCGCCGGAGGACGAGCTCCTTCCAAGCATCTAGTGACACAGAGAACTCCTCCGCCCCACAGTTGGCAGGAAAGACCACAACAGTCCAAAACCGTAAtatgtctgctttggggtcaaAACCTGGCTTGAAACCCTCCCTTACAAAAACACCCATCACTCGTGGACGCTCCAGCAGTGCCAAATATGCCAGCAGCACAGCAA GCTCCCGGAGAAGACAGAAAGGTTCTGGCTATGCCTCCACATCTGATGAGGAGTACGACTCCAATCGAAGTGTCCCTAAACACAAACGCTCCCAACCTTCCTCAGCCTCTCACAGTCCGCACCGACCCCCTCGACCCGTGGTCCCGGTGCACCCCAAAAGCCACAACAAGAATTCTCAAGAGGAGAACCAGGAGGGGGAGGATTTGAACAGCTGGTCCACCCACAGTGCTGAGATTGCACG CTTGAGTCAAGACTTGGCTAAAGATCTTGCCATCTTGGCCCGAGAGATTCATGACGTCACAGGAGAAGGTGACGGGAAGAATTTGACGGTACAGAGTAGCGTTCCCATTTCTGCTGTGACTGCTCATGAAAAG CTTGTTGAGCGTATACCGGAGATGGGATTGAACTATCGGAGAGTCCCGCCATGTTCTCCAGCAGCAGAATCTTACCTGAACTCAAATGACCAAGATCTGAACTCCACTCGGCAATATGACAGCAGAGAGGAG GTCACTGTGGAGGACCCTGCACTCAATCCATTGTCTCAGGTCATCATGGCCATCAGAGAAAACACAGAGCAGCTTTCTGAGAAGATCAA GGTGCTATTTCATGACAGAATGGATGTTTGGGAACAAATCGAGACAAATGTTGATTTAGACAGTGATGGGCCTGTTGGGAAAGCATTCAACAAG GACATTGCGATTTTGAAAGAACTACGGAGAGTTCAAAGACAACTTGAGG